From Phragmites australis chromosome 5, lpPhrAust1.1, whole genome shotgun sequence, a single genomic window includes:
- the LOC133919045 gene encoding 2-Cys peroxiredoxin BAS1, chloroplastic, whose protein sequence is MACSFAAATVVSSASTPTPTARPLASAPHSLSLPRAAAAKPIRFAAANSSRSARASALVARAGGVDDLPLVGNKAPDFEAEAVFDQEFINVKLSDYIGKKYVILFFYPLDFTFVCPTEITAFSDRHEEFEKLNTEILGVSIDSVFSHLAWVQTDRKAGGLGDLKYPLISDVTKSISKSFGVLIPDQGIALRGLFIIDKEGVIQHSTINNLAIGRSVDETMRTLQALQYVQENPDEVCPAGWKPGEKSMKPDPKGSKEYFAAI, encoded by the exons ATGGCCTGCtccttcgccgccgccaccgtcgtctcctccgcctccacccccacccccaccgcGAGGCCCCTCGCCTCCGCGCCgcactccctctccctcccccgcgccgccgccgcgaagCCCATCCGCTTCGCCGCCGCCAACTCCTCCAGATCCGCCCGGGCCAGCGCCCTCGTCGCCCGCGCCGGCGGCGTC GATGACTTGCCGTTGGTCGGGAACAAGGCGCCCGACTTCGAGGCCGAGGCTGTCTTCGACCAGGAATTCATCAAC GTCAAGCTGTCTGATTACATTGGGAAGAAGTACGTGATTCTGTTCTTCTATCCCTTGGACTTCACCTTCGTCTGCCCGACCG AGATTACCGCCTTCAGTGATAGACATGAggaatttgagaagttgaaCACTGAGATCCTCGGCGTCTCGATTGACAGTGTG TTCTCCCACCTTGCATGGGTGCAGACCGATAGGAAGGCTGGTGGGCTTGGCGACCTTAAATACCCTCTTATTTCTGATGTTACTAAATCAATTTCGAAGTCCTTTGGTGTTCTGATCCCTGATCAG GGAATTGCTCTGAGAGGACTGTTCATCATTGACAAAGAGGGAGTAATTCAGCACTCCACCATTAACAACCTTGCCATTGGTCGCAGTGTGGATGAGACCATGAGGACCCTTCAG GCGCTGCAATACGTCCAGGAGAACCCGGACGAGGTCTGCCCGGCAGGATGGAAGCCTGGGGAGAAGTCCATGAAGCCCGACCCCAAGGGAAGCAAAGAGTACTTCGCGGCCATCTAG